One Clavelina lepadiformis chromosome 1, kaClaLepa1.1, whole genome shotgun sequence genomic region harbors:
- the LOC143462384 gene encoding protein lin-54 homolog, protein MEAFERAPPESLQDLLDLDTSNPENIEKMDISENNVHDDTDDALETMLMEEDDNIRSQEAVVSSADVIDAQPVLNSPMQHTTMNTPQNKMVTVSQPIQVLTQQKLGTSGVVTKFIVKKTATSAAKTNHAVLATTGTTQTKTTTGLQTITLGNNLTLSPIKGGFKIPISPLKNSSLKVSMIPASSSSTSNTLRTINFNKLVGGSRQQVQAKSNFQFQTLAPNHRVSVSNIQRFPQNVVVQQPQQLQVPAQRLQCVRLMPTANASNGSVAGISNVIATQASSTLPIGTAVLQTQRVQPFINIQTAPNTMQTLQSQVQVQTTPVQQQKPVHQRLIMPATSLQLNQPVANISPGTVLQSGNMGYAMVPAKYVEQLKKQLSGQMFQQNNETSSSPTSEASNLSIQQGNLKVPMNGKIRKPCNCTKSMCLKLYCECFANGHFCDGCNCINCHNNLEFDGDRSKAIKSCLERNPMAFRPKIGRGRDDNRTHQKGCNCKRSGCLKNYCECYEARIPCTSKCKCIGCKNIEGESTANLEQHSLMNLADAAAVRCQQQAAARSRISTQIGEIRSVRPKPQISQSLANERLPYTFFTQEVIEATCTCLLAQAEEAEKTNRSIPVAEMMILEEFGRCLMQIIQAASKAKTVSHAGT, encoded by the coding sequence ATGGAAGCATTTGAAAGAGCACCTCCAGAATCTCTGCAAGATCTGTTGGACCTTGACACATCAAATCCCGAGAATATTGAGAAGATGGATATAAGTGAAAACAATGTTCATGATGATACTGATGATGCTCTTGAAACAATGCTTATGGAAGAGGACGATAATATTCGAAGTCAGGAAGCTGTTGTGTCTTCAGCAGATGTGATTGACGCGCAACCTGTGCTTAATTCCCCAATGCAGCATACCACAATGAATACTcctcaaaataaaatggtgACAGTAAGCCAACCCATACAAGTGcttacacaacaaaaacttggcACCTCTGGAGTAGTGACGAAGTTCATTGTTAAAAAGACTGCCACATCTGCTGCCAAGACTAACCATGCTGTGCTGGCTACAACTGGTACGACCCAAACCAAAACAACAACTGGATTACAAACAATAACATTAGGAAACAACCTGACACTCTCTCCCATTAAAGGTGGCTTTAAGATACCAATTTCACCACTGAAGAATTCCTCCTTGAAGGTATCCATGATTCCTGCCTCTTCATCAAGCACTTCTAACACATTAAGAACAATTAACTTTAATAAGCTTGTAGGTGGAAGTCGTCAACAAGTTCAAGCTAAATCGAATTTCCAATTTCAAACTTTGGCACCTAATCATAGAGTAAGTGTGTCTAATATTCAAAGGTTTCCTCAGAATGTTGTTGTTCAACAACCTCAGCAACTTCAAGTGCCTGCGCAAAGGCTGCAGTGTGTACGACTCATGCCAACTGCCAATGCTTCAAATGGGTCTGTTGCTGGTATAAGCAATGTCATAGCCACCCAGGCAAGTTCAACCTTGCCTATTGGAACTGCAGTTTTGCAAACCCAGAGAGTACAGCCATTTATTAACATACAAACTGCGCCTAATACCATGCAGACACTGCAGAGTCAAGTACAAGTGCAAACTACACCAGTGCAACAGCAGAAGCCTGTACATCAGCGTTTAATAATGCCTGCTACATCACTTCAACTTAACCAACCAGTTGCAAATATATCTCCAGGCACTGTCTTACAGTCTGGGAACATGGGCTATGCAATGGTGCCAGCAAAATATGTTGAGCAACTGAAAAAGCAACTAAGTGGGCAaatgtttcaacaaaataatgaaacaagtTCGAGCCCAACTTCAGAAGCCAGTAATCTATCGATTCAGCAAGGAAACCTAAAAGTTCCCATGAATGGCAAAATTCGTAAGCCATGTAATTGCACTAAGTCTATGTGCCTTAAGCTTTACTGTGAGTGCTTTGCCAATGGCCATTTTTGTGATGGATGTAACTGTATTAACTGCCACAACAATCTGGAATTCGATGGCGACCGTTCCAAAGCAATTAAGTCTTGTTTAGAAAGAAATCCGATGGCGTTCAGACCTAAAATTGGACGTGGCCGAGATGACAATAGAACACATCAAAAAGGATGCAACTGCAAGCGATCAGGATGCTTAAAAAATTACTGTGAATGCTATGAAGCGCGCATTCCTTGCACTTCGAAGTGCAAATGCATTGGTTGCAAAAACATTGAGGGGGAAAGCACTGCCAACCTGGAGCAACACTCTTTGATGAATCTGGCAGATGCAGCTGCTGTCAGATGCCAACAGCAAGCTGCGGCTCGATCTAGAATTTCGACACAAATTGGTGAAATACGATCCGTGCGTCCAAAGCCCCAAATTAGTCAGTCCTTGGCCAACGAAAGACTGCCATACACATTTTTTACACAAGAAGTTATTGAAGCTACCTGCACGTGCTTACTGGCACAAGCAGAAGAAGCGGAAAAGACAAATCGTTCAATACCGGTTGCAGAAATGATGATCTTGGAGGAATTTGGAAGGTGTCTAATGCAAATTATTCAGGCCGCAAGTAAAGCTAAAACCGTTTCTCATGCAGGGACTTAA
- the LOC143455815 gene encoding uncharacterized protein LOC143455815 — MSVHSIDHTDSEVTNRSYKGYHIDTEGKVTEFYDHRDDEGAASSVAMSQPSRPLVNTNGNVSNVATSRSPAQRKVRYRNAGCCDSCVSLLVTIGTMPFATAFALLCSWAGTAMFVGAGWAALDETLDLFAKYGPNSGNPATDPAPQYIYAPGSFSGEFILRDDNDLGNRVPEVFQAIKYSFYAIIPFMLIFTIVVACDNRRSSRAVVSKQRSCKTSSSGICCTSGLIFCTYVLILAWVFWLAFTTLGVYYYRISMLRCSDLKYRAYPEGVWRSICIDLVQLGVIMFQNTNDNGFGKICGPGENTRGYGKLDEYCENYFVVYQYMLVCFSGILLNIIAMINFIMILTTNYNNLTRRHMRPKRNTDDSTTVVATSYRSTPAPTTAPNSIATGLPPYRGTPETEFRERRPSRGNDLDQYRNRRRSRDIDVDYRDPDYRARRSSKDIELDYLVDGESSVGPHRELDSHVGVNYYYR; from the exons ATGTCTGTACATAGTATTGATCATACTGACTCTGAAGTTACTAATCGCTCCTATAAAGGCTATCATATTGACACGGAGGGAAAAGTGACTGAATTTTATGATCATCGGGATGATGAGGGTGCAGCAAGCAGTGTTGCAATGTCTCAACCAAGTAGGCCATTGGTCAATACCAACGGAAATGTGTCCAATGTTGCAACTTCTCGTTCACCTGCTCAACGTAAAGTCCGTTACCGGAATGCAG GATGTTGTGATAGCTGTGTGAGTTTGCTGGTCACCATAGGAACCATGCCATTTGCTACTGCTTTTGCACTGCTTTGTTCATGGGCGGGAACAGCCATGTTTGTTG GTGCTGGATGGGCGGCACTGGATGAGACACTGGATTTGTTTGCGAAATATGGACCCAATTCTGGCAATCCAGCCACTGACCCTGCACCGCAGTATATATATGCTCCTGGAAGTTTTTCTGGCGAATTTATTTTGCGAGATGACAATGATTTGGGCAACCGTGTACCTGAAGT cTTTCAAGCAATCAAGTATTCGTTTTATGCCATCATCCCATTCATGTTGATATTCACGATTGTCGTTGCATGTGACAATCGTCGCAGCTCACGTGCAGTTGTTTCCAAACAAAGAAGCTGCAAGACAAGTAGTTCAGGAATTTGTTGCACAAGTGGG TTAATCTTTTGTACATATGTCCTCATTCTGGCCTGGGTCTTTTGGCTTGCATTTACTACACTTGGAGTGTATTATTATCGGATAAGCATGCTTCGTTGTTCTGACTTGAAATACCGTGCATATCCTGAAGGAGTTTGGAGATCCATTTGTATTGATTTGGTTCAGTTAG GCGTAATCATGTTCCAAAACACCAACGACAATGGTTTTGGAAAAATCTGTGGTCCGGGGGAAAATACAAGAGGTTATGGGAAGCTGGACGAATAttgtgaaaattattttgtggtcTATCAGTACATGCTTGTATGTTTTAGTGGTATCCTACTAAACATAATTGCAATG ATAAATTTCATCATGATTTTAACAACCAACTACAACAACCTGACACGTCGTCATATGAGGCCAAAACGGAACACAGATGACTCTACCACAGTTGTTGCGACATCATACCGGTCAACCCCAGCCCCAACCACAGCCCCGAATTCAATAGCAACAGGACTACCTCCTTACAGAGGGACCCCAGAAACAGAGTTCCGCGAGCGCCGACCGTCACGTGGCAATGATCTTGACCAATATAGAAATCGCAGACGATCTAGAGACATTGATGTTGATTATAGGGATCCAGATTATAGAGCCAGACGCTCTTCTAAAGATATTGAGTTAGACTACCTTGTGGATGGTGAAAGCTCTGTAGGTCCTCATAGGGAATTAGACAGTCATGTTGGCGTCAATTATTATTACCGATAG
- the LOC143458597 gene encoding NXPE family member 3-like isoform X1, producing MAGTFTLEVKLVLSLEGIAGLIDFTSMQNHKGHNYSATLQTKEIVECNVNLNIYNGYEDKLMCDYGNPRNGETWFCNLPPSGKCSPITWMINNYELNKPPYNEKLQFPKRYGTLAEIIGSGIQVNVFNGMEHNESSTFHASSPSVYLHQGNWIRTLDSKIIESKQDFRMCLDRKEVYMFGDSTIRQFFYNFANRFSLNVYGPDNSIVWQQPKTARSKDGNSNITLYYRAHGPPLRNPGPPSSRPYISDSIDGIRVAKRGQVYVFFNIGTHLIDYETSLYVRRLSGFKEAIVRHHKSFPNTKFIVRGMNVVESIEEWLILRYETLLRETFKNMSNVFYLNLWDFTTVMPLDDYHPKSFVLEKQVLLLFNLICEI from the exons ATGGCCGGCACGTTTACCTTAGAAGTGAAGCTAGTATTGTCACTGGAAGGAATTGCTGGGTTGATAGATTTTACTTCCATGCAGAATCACAAAGGACATAACTATTCGGCAACTTTACAAACGAAGGAAATTGTAgaatgcaatgtgaatttaaatATCTACAACGG ATACGAAGACAAGCTCATGTGTGACTACGGTAATCCCAGAAACGGAGAAACTTGGTTTTGCAATTTACCACCTTCAGGAAAGTGTTCACCAATTACTTGGATGATTAATAATTATGAACTCAACAAACCACCGTATAatgaaaaattgcaatttcCGAAACGCTACGGCACTTTGGCAGAAATTATAGGATCAGGAATACaagtaaatgttttcaatggAATGGAACACAACGAGTCAAGCACTTTTCATGCCTCGTCGCCATCGGTCTATTTGCACCAAGGAAATTGGATAAGGACATtggactcaaaaataattgaaagtaAACAAGATTTTCGAATGTGTCTGGACCGCAAAGAAGTTTATATGTTTGGTGATTCGACAATCAGACAGTTTTTCTATAATTTTGCCAACAGATTTAGTCTAAATGTTTATGGTCCAGATAATAGTATAGTTTGGCAACAACCGAAAACAGCACGAAGTAAAGATGGCAATAGTAATATAACGCTATACTACAGAGCCCATGGACCGCCTCTTAGAAATCCAGGTCCTCCAAGTAGCCGACCTTATATAAGTGATTCCATTGATGGAATTCGAGTTGCTAAACGAGGTCAAGTTTACGTATTCTTTAACATTGGGACGCATTTGATAGATTATGAAACTTCTTTGTATGTCCGCCGTTTGTCGGGATTCAAAGAAGCCATTGTTCGACATCACAAGTCTTTCCCAAACACTAAGTTTATTGTTAGAGGAATGAACGTAGTCGAATCGATTGAAGAATGGCTTATACTGAGATATGAAACGTTATTGCgagaaacttttaaaaatatgtcaaatgtgttttatttaaacttatGGGACTTCACTACAGTGATGCCCCTAGATGATTATCATCCAAAAAGTTTCGTTTTAGAGAAGcaagttttgcttttgttcaATCTTATTTGTGAGATATAA
- the LOC143458597 gene encoding NXPE family member 3-like isoform X2, translating into MLAGKYFCYKMKWTFTVRNCENTHHCCFSYAGVLVCRYEDKLMCDYGNPRNGETWFCNLPPSGKCSPITWMINNYELNKPPYNEKLQFPKRYGTLAEIIGSGIQVNVFNGMEHNESSTFHASSPSVYLHQGNWIRTLDSKIIESKQDFRMCLDRKEVYMFGDSTIRQFFYNFANRFSLNVYGPDNSIVWQQPKTARSKDGNSNITLYYRAHGPPLRNPGPPSSRPYISDSIDGIRVAKRGQVYVFFNIGTHLIDYETSLYVRRLSGFKEAIVRHHKSFPNTKFIVRGMNVVESIEEWLILRYETLLRETFKNMSNVFYLNLWDFTTVMPLDDYHPKSFVLEKQVLLLFNLICEI; encoded by the coding sequence ATGTTAGCTGGGAAGTACTTTTGCTATAAGATGAAGTGGACATTTACTGTAAGAAATTGCGAAAATACTCATCATTGCTGCTTTTCATATGCTGGCGTTTTGGTGTGCAGATACGAAGACAAGCTCATGTGTGACTACGGTAATCCCAGAAACGGAGAAACTTGGTTTTGCAATTTACCACCTTCAGGAAAGTGTTCACCAATTACTTGGATGATTAATAATTATGAACTCAACAAACCACCGTATAatgaaaaattgcaatttcCGAAACGCTACGGCACTTTGGCAGAAATTATAGGATCAGGAATACaagtaaatgttttcaatggAATGGAACACAACGAGTCAAGCACTTTTCATGCCTCGTCGCCATCGGTCTATTTGCACCAAGGAAATTGGATAAGGACATtggactcaaaaataattgaaagtaAACAAGATTTTCGAATGTGTCTGGACCGCAAAGAAGTTTATATGTTTGGTGATTCGACAATCAGACAGTTTTTCTATAATTTTGCCAACAGATTTAGTCTAAATGTTTATGGTCCAGATAATAGTATAGTTTGGCAACAACCGAAAACAGCACGAAGTAAAGATGGCAATAGTAATATAACGCTATACTACAGAGCCCATGGACCGCCTCTTAGAAATCCAGGTCCTCCAAGTAGCCGACCTTATATAAGTGATTCCATTGATGGAATTCGAGTTGCTAAACGAGGTCAAGTTTACGTATTCTTTAACATTGGGACGCATTTGATAGATTATGAAACTTCTTTGTATGTCCGCCGTTTGTCGGGATTCAAAGAAGCCATTGTTCGACATCACAAGTCTTTCCCAAACACTAAGTTTATTGTTAGAGGAATGAACGTAGTCGAATCGATTGAAGAATGGCTTATACTGAGATATGAAACGTTATTGCgagaaacttttaaaaatatgtcaaatgtgttttatttaaacttatGGGACTTCACTACAGTGATGCCCCTAGATGATTATCATCCAAAAAGTTTCGTTTTAGAGAAGcaagttttgcttttgttcaATCTTATTTGTGAGATATAA